A stretch of Anaerobiospirillum thomasii DNA encodes these proteins:
- the kdpA gene encoding potassium-transporting ATPase subunit KdpA codes for MYSAFILSAVFLSVLFITVKPLGLYMLPVCEGRAPSFFNRIDSFIFKFPGLQGSSQTWKEYALCLILFNLLGIIALYVLQRVQLYLPLNYQDLGSIEPLLAFNTAVSFVTNTNWQAYAGESTMSYTVQMTGLAVQNFLSAGSGIAVAFVLMRSFVLSKDDYIGNFFADITRICLYILLPLSLIYALFLVSQGVIQNFDSYLSVQSIAGDTQNIAMGPVASQEAIKLLGTNGGGFFNANSAHPFENPTALSNFTQCLAIFLIPAALCYTFGAMIKDKGQGYTLLATMTLIFVICLSTIIVFEAMQSPALLASGSDSEFFNTEGKELRFDLGHSSLFSTVTTAASCGAVNNMHDSLNPISGLVTMLLMQLGEIVFGGVGSGFYGIIVMVLVTVFICGLMVGHTPLYLGKKISTVQMKLVCLAMLCSPFLVLLSTALACIFDINTMSLNNTGPHGFSEYLYAFSSAANNNGSAFAGLYANTPFFNIMTALCMFFGRFIPIVCILALAGSFAHQSFAAKSVATIDTKGIFFTLLLFSVIILMGALTYIPSLSLGPVAEHLSTFSR; via the coding sequence ATGTACAGTGCTTTTATTCTAAGTGCAGTTTTTCTATCTGTGCTCTTTATAACAGTAAAGCCTTTAGGTCTTTACATGTTACCAGTATGTGAAGGCAGAGCTCCTTCATTTTTTAATAGAATTGACAGTTTTATCTTTAAATTTCCAGGTCTTCAGGGTTCATCTCAAACATGGAAGGAATATGCCTTATGCCTTATTCTATTTAATCTTCTTGGGATTATAGCTCTATATGTTCTGCAAAGAGTGCAGCTATATCTGCCTTTGAATTATCAGGATCTTGGCTCCATAGAGCCTCTGTTGGCTTTCAATACAGCTGTATCTTTTGTTACAAATACCAACTGGCAGGCTTATGCAGGCGAGAGTACCATGAGCTATACAGTTCAGATGACAGGACTAGCTGTGCAAAACTTTCTATCTGCAGGCTCTGGAATTGCCGTAGCTTTTGTTCTTATGAGATCATTTGTGCTTAGCAAGGATGATTATATTGGCAATTTCTTTGCTGATATAACGCGTATCTGTCTTTATATTCTGCTGCCTCTGTCCTTAATCTATGCTTTGTTTTTAGTAAGTCAGGGTGTTATACAGAATTTTGACAGCTATCTTAGTGTACAAAGTATTGCAGGCGATACTCAGAATATTGCCATGGGTCCTGTAGCCTCGCAGGAGGCCATTAAGCTTCTTGGAACCAATGGAGGAGGATTTTTCAATGCAAACTCTGCCCACCCTTTTGAAAATCCAACTGCCTTGAGTAATTTTACACAATGTCTGGCCATCTTTTTAATTCCAGCGGCTTTATGCTACACGTTTGGTGCCATGATAAAAGATAAAGGCCAAGGGTACACGCTTCTTGCCACCATGACCCTCATTTTTGTCATCTGCTTATCAACCATAATTGTTTTTGAAGCTATGCAGTCACCTGCACTTTTAGCCTCAGGTTCTGACAGTGAATTTTTCAACACAGAGGGCAAAGAGCTTAGATTTGATTTAGGTCACTCATCTCTCTTTAGCACTGTGACCACCGCTGCATCCTGCGGAGCTGTAAACAATATGCACGACAGTCTTAATCCAATATCAGGACTTGTCACAATGCTGTTAATGCAACTGGGTGAGATTGTTTTTGGCGGTGTGGGATCAGGATTCTACGGCATTATTGTTATGGTCCTTGTAACAGTATTTATCTGTGGTCTTATGGTAGGTCACACACCTTTATATCTTGGCAAAAAGATAAGTACAGTACAGATGAAGCTTGTATGTCTGGCTATGCTTTGCAGTCCTTTTCTGGTTCTGCTCTCAACAGCTCTGGCCTGTATTTTCGATATAAACACCATGTCACTCAATAATACCGGCCCCCATGGCTTTAGTGAATATCTCTACGCTTTTAGTTCTGCAGCTAATAACAACGGCTCAGCCTTTGCAGGCCTTTATGCCAATACTCCATTTTTTAATATCATGACAGCTTTGTGTATGTTCTTTGGGCGCTTTATTCCTATTGTCTGTATTCTTGCTCTAGCAGGAAGCTTTGCCCATCAGTCCTTTGCCGCCAAGAGTGTTGCAACCATTGATACCAAAGGTATTTTTTTTACACTGCTTTTATTTTCCGTAATTATTCTTATGGGCGCATTAACCTATATTCCATCTTTGTCCTTGGGTCCGGTTGCAGAGCATCTCTCTACTTTTTCAAGATAG
- a CDS encoding IS1634 family transposase: MNYKSITYAIPSGCYLKPTRKKDAYYVYKYTRFYRNENGVPRNESTIIGVTVGLDKLMFHPNDKFFALTGTPIPAEIVNKHKNINNAKSNEKNSYEANKSDTQAKKQVRGSTVVFNKIFCEQGIQKCLRGAFDDESVNLINLASIMIATENSSMMHIKDFYKTSPFVDDRSLASIDDFAMSKLFTHIAQTGADNFFKSWIKHNNDKDDTICYDVTSISTHAQKIQQAEFGYNRDGEGLPQINLGMFSGHKSLLPLMYVNYNGSLNDATQLPYVITKAKETGISVDKLFTMDRGFFDKARIDYLKQAGLDVLVGVSINKYKAIAEYIYALVKHDRHTVYTNLLSSTPGVYAFKEKHTVSNTPGFIHFYYDSLKYYDGLIALQESVKYEVELIKIAKDAAVALSKSQIAKMSKFHNAKPDDSDPTGYTFSYDEDKFSKAKSLIGWFALFTCNEDIDSEQALKI, from the coding sequence ATGAATTATAAGAGCATAACCTACGCAATACCTTCTGGATGCTATTTAAAGCCAACTAGAAAAAAAGATGCATATTACGTTTATAAATACACCAGGTTCTACAGAAACGAGAATGGTGTCCCCCGTAATGAGTCAACCATCATTGGTGTAACTGTTGGGCTTGACAAGTTAATGTTTCATCCAAATGACAAATTCTTCGCTCTTACAGGTACACCTATTCCTGCTGAAATTGTAAACAAACACAAAAATATAAATAACGCTAAATCCAATGAGAAAAACTCTTATGAGGCCAACAAATCTGATACACAGGCTAAAAAGCAGGTGCGTGGCAGTACCGTGGTATTTAACAAGATCTTCTGTGAGCAGGGTATACAAAAATGCCTCAGAGGAGCATTTGATGATGAGTCTGTAAATCTCATAAATCTTGCATCCATCATGATTGCCACAGAAAACTCATCTATGATGCACATTAAAGATTTTTATAAGACATCTCCTTTTGTTGATGACAGATCTCTTGCCTCCATAGATGACTTTGCTATGTCAAAGTTATTTACCCATATTGCACAAACAGGTGCTGATAACTTTTTTAAAAGCTGGATAAAACACAACAACGATAAAGATGACACCATCTGCTATGACGTGACCTCAATATCAACCCATGCTCAGAAGATACAGCAGGCAGAATTTGGATATAACAGAGATGGTGAAGGTTTGCCTCAGATTAACCTTGGCATGTTCTCAGGTCATAAATCACTTCTGCCTTTAATGTATGTCAATTACAATGGATCGCTTAATGATGCAACGCAGCTACCATATGTAATAACTAAGGCCAAAGAGACAGGCATTAGTGTTGACAAGCTCTTCACTATGGACAGAGGCTTTTTTGATAAGGCCCGTATAGATTATTTAAAACAGGCCGGTCTTGATGTGCTCGTTGGGGTAAGTATAAACAAATACAAAGCCATTGCTGAGTATATCTATGCTCTAGTTAAACATGACAGGCACACAGTCTATACAAATCTCCTCTCCTCCACTCCTGGAGTATATGCCTTTAAGGAAAAGCATACCGTTAGCAATACCCCAGGCTTTATACATTTTTACTATGACTCGCTTAAGTATTACGACGGCCTTATTGCCCTGCAGGAGTCTGTAAAGTACGAAGTAGAGCTTATCAAAATAGCAAAGGATGCGGCAGTTGCCCTGAGTAAATCCCAGATTGCTAAAATGTCAAAGTTTCATAATGCCAAACCAGATGACAGTGATCCTACAGGATATACATTTAGCTACGATGAAGATAAGTTTTCAAAGGCTAAAAGCCTTATAGGCTGGTTTGCTCTGTTTACTTGTAATGAAGATATAGACAGCGAGCAGGCATTGAAGATATAA
- a CDS encoding AAA family ATPase: MMFKANRGIESFKKLIERKCTYVDKSIFLKDIFGEAIYSSRCSSDISVFLFLRPRRFGKTLTLSMIEHFCKLDYENVGNQDKARALFENLEIYKDKEFCNKHMAQYPVISISLKDVDRYDFYESLLVLGYKISKLFFNIQQHEEFNSLPERLKYTVEYFNHIDKVDIFTEKGLFDLKKYINKSLKDLSQILYLLYKRKVIVLIDEYDTPLLRATEYGYYDRMAEVIGGMYSAALKGNGEYLEKAVLCGCMRVFKPSINSGLNNLCYFEIHDESFNTFIGFTKDEVRTLIQGTAIESYEDKILDYYAAYSFRGAQMLCPFSVLNAMDDAFFSSDVNNFKCKNFWANTSGNEIIDRFFTLNDAEGSEQLQQLVDGQSITIKSYKGITYDDIYPIDSFEDLMVLLMYTGYVTALAKEHNCYRVAIPNKEALYCFKQRADIYFNADNTSWYDKGLELKNALFDGDTVKAQNIIYSMFANYISPDGKNADGSFLLSVLSMFSTSNFLVLSGKETGKDYSDLSLLDRQLASCVIIQTRKVLSDAKDNEIEEISQQALAQIVENDYISGARDCGFSIIKYGIVFFGKACYIAKG; this comes from the coding sequence ATGATGTTTAAAGCTAATAGAGGCATTGAGAGCTTTAAAAAACTGATAGAGCGTAAATGCACATACGTTGATAAAAGCATTTTCTTAAAAGACATCTTTGGAGAGGCTATTTATAGTTCACGTTGCTCATCTGATATATCTGTATTTTTATTTTTAAGACCGCGCCGTTTTGGCAAGACTCTTACTTTATCAATGATAGAGCATTTTTGTAAGCTTGATTATGAGAATGTAGGCAATCAGGATAAGGCCAGAGCCTTATTTGAAAATCTTGAGATATACAAGGATAAAGAGTTCTGCAATAAACATATGGCTCAATATCCTGTTATATCTATAAGTCTCAAAGATGTTGATCGTTATGATTTTTATGAATCTTTGCTGGTGCTTGGTTATAAAATTTCAAAATTATTTTTTAATATACAACAGCATGAAGAATTTAATTCTCTGCCAGAAAGATTAAAATACACTGTAGAGTATTTTAATCATATCGATAAAGTAGATATTTTTACTGAAAAGGGGTTATTTGATCTTAAAAAATATATAAACAAATCATTAAAAGATTTATCACAGATTTTATATCTTCTTTACAAAAGAAAAGTTATTGTACTTATAGATGAGTATGACACACCACTGCTAAGAGCCACTGAGTATGGCTACTATGACAGGATGGCTGAGGTTATAGGTGGCATGTACTCAGCTGCTTTAAAAGGTAATGGGGAATATCTTGAAAAGGCAGTGCTTTGTGGCTGCATGAGAGTATTTAAGCCAAGTATCAATTCTGGTCTTAATAATCTGTGTTATTTTGAGATACATGATGAGTCATTTAATACATTTATAGGATTTACTAAAGATGAGGTCAGAACATTAATACAGGGTACAGCTATTGAGTCTTATGAGGATAAGATCCTTGACTACTATGCTGCCTATAGTTTTAGAGGTGCTCAAATGCTCTGCCCATTTAGTGTGTTAAATGCTATGGACGATGCATTTTTCTCATCTGATGTAAATAATTTTAAGTGTAAAAACTTCTGGGCCAATACCTCAGGCAATGAGATTATAGACAGATTTTTTACTCTGAATGATGCAGAGGGGTCGGAACAATTACAGCAGCTCGTTGATGGTCAATCAATAACTATAAAGTCATATAAGGGAATAACTTATGATGATATTTATCCTATAGACAGTTTTGAGGATCTTATGGTATTGCTCATGTACACAGGCTATGTAACAGCTCTGGCCAAGGAGCATAATTGCTATAGAGTAGCTATACCAAATAAAGAGGCTCTGTACTGTTTTAAACAAAGAGCTGATATTTATTTTAATGCTGATAATACAAGTTGGTATGACAAGGGTTTAGAGCTTAAAAATGCTCTTTTTGATGGCGACACAGTTAAAGCTCAAAATATTATTTACAGCATGTTTGCAAACTATATATCTCCAGATGGTAAAAATGCTGATGGTAGCTTTTTATTATCTGTGCTCTCCATGTTTTCAACATCTAATTTTCTGGTTTTGTCAGGCAAAGAGACAGGAAAAGATTATTCTGATTTATCCTTACTGGACAGGCAGTTAGCAAGCTGCGTTATTATACAGACAAGAAAGGTGCTATCTGATGCTAAGGATAATGAAATAGAAGAAATAAGCCAGCAGGCTTTAGCGCAGATTGTGGAGAATGACTATATATCAGGTGCTAGAGACTGTGGCTTTAGTATTATAAAATACGGCATAGTCTTTTTTGGTAAAGCCTGCTATATAGCCAAAGGCTGA